The following nucleotide sequence is from Flavobacteriales bacterium.
TCGTTGATATTTCTCCAGTATATGCACCACTTATATGAGCGCTACAATTTTGAGCACTTACACTAAACTTATCCGAAATAGAAGCAACCTTTTCAAGATGTGTAAAGGGCACTCCTAAAATCACTTCTACATCTGTTGACAATGCGCCAATTTTTTCTACCAATTCATTTGCAAGAACTACACCCTCACTCAAATTCTTATTCATTTTCCAGTTTCCTGCTACAATTTTCTTTCTCATTTTAACTCATTCTAATTCTAGGGTCCAACCATCCGTAAATAAGGTCAACCACAATGTTAATAATTACAAACATGAGAGCAATGGTCAGTACACTACCCATCACAACAGGCAGATCTAACTGATTCAATGCATCTACAATTTCTTTTCCTAAGCCATTCCAAGCAAAAATATACTCTACAAATACAGCCCCTGCTAATAAACTAGCAAACCAACCAGATACGGCTGTCACTACAGGGTTAAGGGAATTTTTTAAAACGTGTTTTCTTAAAACTGTGACAAAGCTCAAGCCCTTTGCAAAGGCTGTTCTGACATAATCTTGTGTCAGCGTTTCTAAAAAAGATGCTCTAGTCAATTGTATAATAACGGCTAAGGGCCTTACCCCTAATGTAATAGCAGGTAGTATGAGGTTAGATAATGTTAAAAATTCTCCCCTACCATAATCGTCAACCGAGTATAAACTTCCTGTCATATTTAATCCTGTAAATTCATTCAATACAAAACCAAATAACCAGGCTATGAGAATGGCTGAAAAGAACGAGGGAACAGACATACCAAGAACTCCAAAGAATAAAGCTACTTTGTCTATCCAACTATCCTTAAATATGGCTGCTAGTATGCCTATGAAAACACCTAAAAATATAGCTATTAGTATAGAAGAAACGGCTAACACAATGGTATTTGGCAAGGTGTCAGAAATGATATCACCAACAGATTTGCCCGATTTTTTAAAAGACGTTCTTAGATAAGGGTATTTGATAACAATATCATTAGAGTTAAAAGCTACCAACTTATAGTAATTATAGGCTTTAGACTGCAGATTAGAATAAGTATTTGGGTCTTGAGAATGAATAGAAATAGGCGATAAATCATTGAGATATAAAGCATATTGAGTAGCTAAGGGTTTATCAAATCCGTATTTAGCTCTAATATTATTTAATTGTTCAGCATCTTCTCTTTGGTCTAACATCATTCGAGCAGGGTCACCAGGAAGAACATTGAACAGTAAAAACACTACCGTAACAACACCCCACATTACTAGGATTCCATAACTCAAACGCTTAAAGAGAAATGCTATCAAAACTAAAATTGTGCTTCTATATCACCTAATGATGGGAAATCGTTATAATGCCATTTTCCTTTGACAGTACCTTTTTGTAAATGCATTAATCCAGGATTAGAACGCACCATAGTTTTTAAGGTCGTTTCATCTGTAAAATAGAACGGGTACTCAATATTGTGTTCTTCAGCAAAAGCCGTGATATTATCATCACTTGAGGCACAAAGGGCATAGAACGAAAAGCCTGCCGATTGACAATCTTTATAAAAGGCATTTATCTTATCTTGCTCTGAAGCAGATGTTTTGTCAATGTTGTAGCATACCAACATAAACACATTTTCTTCTTCAAGTATAGAATAGGTATAGTCTAAACCATCCTTAGAGATAGAAAAATCATGAATCGGTGGCTCATAACCCTCTTGCAATACTATGGTCTTTTCTGTTGCTTCAACAAAGTCATATTCTTCCCATTTTTCTTGATATTCTGTCGATAACATCTCTGATACTTCTCCAGTCGACTTATTTTTAACAATGTAATAATAGGCTTCTTCAGTACAAGGTAATTCTAATTCATCACAAGTTTTCATACCATCAGTAATGTTATTACCAATAGCATAAGGTCTAAAGTCTTTCACTGGCAAATGACTGTAGGTGTGAATAACAAAAGCAAAACAGAAAAAAGTAACGATAGCTAAAAGCATATTTTCCATTTTTCGATTGAACATAGCTTTAATGTGCTTTTCACCAATGAATAATATGGATATGAAAAACAAAAGAATTAGATCTTTTCTAAAAGAACCCCATGGAGTAAGCTTAACAGCATCACCAAAACAACC
It contains:
- a CDS encoding ABC transporter permease, with the protein product MIAFLFKRLSYGILVMWGVVTVVFLLFNVLPGDPARMMLDQREDAEQLNNIRAKYGFDKPLATQYALYLNDLSPISIHSQDPNTYSNLQSKAYNYYKLVAFNSNDIVIKYPYLRTSFKKSGKSVGDIISDTLPNTIVLAVSSILIAIFLGVFIGILAAIFKDSWIDKVALFFGVLGMSVPSFFSAILIAWLFGFVLNEFTGLNMTGSLYSVDDYGRGEFLTLSNLILPAITLGVRPLAVIIQLTRASFLETLTQDYVRTAFAKGLSFVTVLRKHVLKNSLNPVVTAVSGWFASLLAGAVFVEYIFAWNGLGKEIVDALNQLDLPVVMGSVLTIALMFVIINIVVDLIYGWLDPRIRMS
- a CDS encoding DoxX family protein, whose amino-acid sequence is MKFLTYLSRLIVGVLFIISGLIKANDAVGFSYKLEEYFSADVLNLEFLIPYALVMAAGICIFEVVVGIMVLIGARPKLANWSLMAMIVFFTFLTFYSAYFNKVTDCGCFGDAVKLTPWGSFRKDLILLFFISILFIGEKHIKAMFNRKMENMLLAIVTFFCFAFVIHTYSHLPVKDFRPYAIGNNITDGMKTCDELELPCTEEAYYYIVKNKSTGEVSEMLSTEYQEKWEEYDFVEATEKTIVLQEGYEPPIHDFSISKDGLDYTYSILEEENVFMLVCYNIDKTSASEQDKINAFYKDCQSAGFSFYALCASSDDNITAFAEEHNIEYPFYFTDETTLKTMVRSNPGLMHLQKGTVKGKWHYNDFPSLGDIEAQF